The sequence below is a genomic window from Flavobacterium sediminilitoris.
GTCATATTTTTTTTGGATCGTCATGTCTTATTTGCTTTTTGAATTATTGGAAGTTTGTTTTAAGTGTTTTTTTATAATATTTTCAATTTTAAAAGTAATTCAATTATTTTTGAAAAAACTTCCAGTAACGTATATTTTATTAGATTTAAATCGGGCTGTTATTTAATTAATGAGAGGCTGTCTCAAAAGTTAGATCTTATTCAACTAAACTTGTTTACTACGTTAGTTCACTTTGTTTGTGCTTGTTTCTTTAAAATACAGAATTTCAGCATTCATTAGATTCCAAAATAAATCCGAAATGACAAGTTTCATTACTTTTCAGACAGCCTTTTTGCTTGCAATTTTTATTTGTTTTTTTTCAATTCATTTTTCATTGCTTCTACTGTTTTTCCACCAACAGCAATGTCGCTGTCTGGTATTTCTTTTATGGAAACGAAGAAATATTCTTTCGGAATTCCAGTAATTTCTACTGATAGTTGTGTTAATTGTGCTATTAGTTTTTGTTTTACTTTTTCGTCGAGCTGACCAGATTCGAATGATAGGTATGGCATATTGTTTTCTTTTATTAATTATATACTTGTTGTTTGTACTTTTATTATAGAAAAATGTTCTAAACTACGGTTGGTTTTTGTGTACTTTTCTTTGTTGTTTTTTGAAAATTAAACATGGTATTATTGTTGGCTAGGTCTTGGGTTGGAATTTCTTGATAAATGTTCCAATGTGCAGCAATTTGTCCGTTTTCCATTTGAAAAAGATCATATAAAGCCGATTCTTTTCCAGCATATATTCCTTCGCTAATAGAAAGGACAAAGTTTCCTTCTCCAAAAACAGCATGTTGTTCTTTATAGTGTGGGAAGAAAACACCGTCTTGGATGGCTTTTATCAAACTAGGAATTCCATCTACTAGTTGTGGATGATGTTGTTGAAAATTGGCTTTAAAATATTGAGGTATGCTTGTTATTGTTTTGTTTATGTTTTTGCTAATGAGCTGATTAAATAGGGCTGTTATAGTTGATTTATTGGCTGCTGTTTTTTCTTTATCTTTTATTTTCGTTTCACCGTCAAACAAAGATCTTTTAGATGGGTTTAGTGGTGTTGTTTCTGTCATTACATTCCAATGTTCTGTAATGATTCCAAAGGTATCGAAACGGATGATATGAAAAGCCACTGCTTCGTTGCAACCCAGTGGAGTTGCGTTTTTCCATTTGTGATGCATTATTATGTGAGAACCATCTTCTAGCATACGAATATTTTCTATTTTACTGCCATGCTCTTTTAGTTTGGGTAGCATGGCAACAAATGCGGCTCTGCCAGTTGGAACTTTTAGATTGTGTTGAATATAGTTTTCATGTATCATATACTCAATAGTTGCCTCATCGTAGGCGTTCACTGCGGTATAATATGCTTTTGCTTTTCTTTTATTTGTCATTCTTTGTTTTATTTATTGGTTGCTTTTTATGTAAAGCTTTACAAGAGAAAACGGATATTATGCGTTTGCAACAAACTTATTGTTAATGGTGATTTCATATCAAGAAAAAAATCATCATTTTCTTTTACAGTAAATTCAAATCACAACTCGTATAATATTTACTTTTTGGACTGTTTTGTTTTTTAATTAAACGAGCATTGAATTTTCATTTTTAGTGTATTTATGGAGAAAATGATTTATTAAATCATCAATTTCATTTAAAGTTCCCGCTGCTTCAATATAGGAATCGGGTCTTACTAAAATGATTTGATTTTTATAATAATCACTTGCTGTCCAAAGTTCGTTGGCTGAATTGTTGGATTGAATTTGTATTAATTCTACAAAACTGGGCAATTCTATTTCTATTTTTTTATTACCAAAACAGAGTAGGGTGAACTTTGTATAGTTTAAAAGCGTATAGAGACGATATTGTTTGTTTCCATGGTTTACATCGATGTCATAGACTCTTGAACCCGCTAATCCACTTTCACTGTAGCGAATTCCCATACCTGTAATATTTCCTGCTCTTTTTTCTACAATTTTGACATAATCTTTAGCGTGTGTGCCATCTTCTGAATATTTTGTTGAACGAACAAGTTCTCCAGAACTTTTTATTACACTTAGTGCTACTGGTTTTCTTTCATTTTCATAGGATTGGAGTAGGCTGCTGTCGACTCCATGATTTTCTATCATGCTGATTTTCCAAATTAGGTTGAATGCATCTGCTAAACCAGTATTAAGACCTTGTCCTCCGTTTACTGAGTGAATATGACAGGCGTCTCCTGCAAGAATTACTCGGTCTTGAATAATATAGTTTTCGACTACAGATTCTTTTACTGAGAAATGTGAAAACCAAACGAGTTCTTTAATTTTTATGGTGTGTGGTGCCATTGCAATATTTATTCTTTCCATTGCATCTTCTATAGCAAAATCTTTTCTATCCATTCTAATGTAGAATCGGTCTATTTTTCCTTCTCTAGGAATCCAAGCAACGTCTGAAGTTTCCGATTGAAAAACAATAATTTCTGGAACTTTTGTAAAATCGGTTTCAAAAACAGCATCGATTACAGCCCATATAATTTGTGGACGTGAAATTTCAAACGGTATGTTGAAATGGTTTCTAACAAAGGAGTGCGACCCATCGGCTCCAATTAGATAGTTTGATTTTACAATATCTCCATTAGAAAGGGTACATTCACATCCTTTTTCTGTCACTTGAATAGTTTCTATTTTTGTTTGTCTGATTACAGGAGCATTAATTGCTTTTAGTTTTTCATCTAATAGTTTTTCAATAAATGCTTGTCCTAACATTAAAAAATGTTTGTGGAAACAACCTTCAAGTTCGTCCCACCAATTCGATTGACGAGAGACAAATTTTCCCTTTTCCCAAATTGAACTGGTGTTGCAGGGTAATCCCTGTGGGTATAGTTCTTTAAATAAATCAACAATTTCTAGTAGTTGCAATGTTCTTGCATTGAGTGCGTCTGCTCTTCCTACTTCTAATGGTCCTTCCGATTTATCTATTATGGTAGTTTTTAAGCCTGAAAGCGCTGCTAAATAGGCACAAGCTAGTCCTACTGGTCCAGCACCTACTATGAAAATATCTGTTTCTATTGTTCTCATTTTGTATATATTAGATGGGGATTGTTTAGTGGAGGTGTTCCAAGTAGTTGTATGCGTCTAAGATGTCTTGGTGCTCCTTTGGTAAAAGGTTCTCTTCCGTGTAATAATGTACTATTGTCTGAAAACACAATATCTCCTGTTTCCCATTGGTGAGTGTATAGGTATTGTGGTGAATAAAGGGTTTGGTTAAGGTTTTGAATAAAATTTGCCACTTCATCTTCTGGTATGCCTTTTACTTCAAAGCCTGGGTGATTTACGAAAGAAGTATCGTTACTGTTTGGTGGTTCACAAAAGCGTATTACTGAATATTCTTTTTCATAGTGTTTATCAATGATTGGAGCTATTGTTTTACTATCATAGAACTCCATTTTTCGAGAATATTCACAGGTTATTTTACCCCAATATTCTTTCTCGGTTGCCGATGCGTTTTCTAAAATTTTTTTGGTGTTGGTAAATGTGGTTCCACCGCCATTATTCTCTCCTGGTGCGTTTACGCAATGAAATACTTGTGTTTCACAAATTTGTTTGCGATACATGCCGTCCCAATGTAGTGGAATATAGCTATTGTCGAAAATATGATCTTCTGGATTTTCTTTTTCTACAAGTTCTAAGACTTTTCCAAAAGGCCAAAGGCAAATTTCTCCAAATTTCTCGCAATATTCTGAAAACTCTTCTGCGCTAGCAAAGCTTGTAAAGCCTCTCAAAGCAACTAAATGCTCATTGGATAGGATCTCTCTTAGTTCTTTAATGTCTAAATCGAGAATATTTGTTTTTTCATTAATCGGTTCGATCAATAGACCGAACGGATTTAATTTTGTTGTTTTAAAGTTCATGTTTTGTTGTTTTTTAGTTTTGTGAAATAAGCTCATAGTGACTAGAACGTCCATATTCGTCAAGTACTAATTTTGAATTTAATTTTTTTACTTCGCTGTGTTTCATTAGTATGAATCCTTTGTTTGTGTTTACTGCTACTGCGTGCCAAGGTGTTGTCCAAGTTTCTATTCCTAAAAGTTGTATTCCAATTTTTTTGGCACCACAGGCTTGTGGGTGGATTGATAAACGAATAGCATCGGGAAACTTTTCTGCAATTAAGTCAGTCCAAGCATTACTTCGTATAATGGCTAAGTAGGCTTTTTCTTTACACTCTTTTTGTATTGCACTTTTAGATCGTGTTTGCCCAGGGAACATTTGATCTTCAACTAAAAAACGAGTAAGACCACAATACATTCGGTTGGCTTCTATATCATCTGGATCTATTGCATCTTTTCCTCCTCTTTTTATTTTATCTTTTAAAAGATTAAGATCTTGACCGTAGTTTTTTAGTAATTCTGTACGTGCTTGATCAAAATCATGTATTTTTTTTATATCATCGAGGTTGAATGTTGAAAGTGCTGTTAACTTTAATTCATCTATGAGGCGGTCAATTTCGATTTGATATGCGGTTAAATGTTCTTCTGAAATGCCCACAATATCACTAAAAACCCTTCCGTCTGAACATATAATTACTTCTGCTCCAGGTTCGTAAATTTCTTGTATTTGTGAGCATAGGTCATTTAAAAATTGTAATGCTTGTTTTTCTGCCATGTCTGGAAGATATCCTAAAACTTTGGCTAGGTTGGGAGATTTTCCTGGAAACCCAGGTAATACAAATCTTATTTTTTTGTTTTGCATTATTGCTGTAGCCACTTTGTTTTTATGTGGGGCATGACATTTTGGACATTCTGTTGTGCAATTATCTTGACATTCTTCAATCATTCTTCGAAATTGCATAACTCTACTTAAAACTGATTTGGCAAGATGGGTTGCTTCATTGGTACTAACGGCTGTTTCCTTTTTGATTTTTTCCATAATAATTTGTTTGATAGTTTAAGTGAATTCTAATTATAGGGCGTTTTCTTTTTGTGGATTTGTTGTGTATTGTTTTTTCTTTTTTTAAAAAATGGCAATAATTATCCCTTCAAAAAGTTGACTTTTTTAAAATTTTTGTAATTTTTAGAATTTAACTTTGCTTAATTTTTTGTTTGTTTGAAGTACAAAGTTTGTTTTTATGTGTGTAAAAAACATTGAACTAGTTCAATAAAAAGGATTGTTTTACTACCTTTTTTAGGGTATTTTGTTTTAAAAAACATTGATAGTTTGTCCTTATTGAAAAGGGAGTTTGGGTTTGATTTTTTTAAAATAGGAGGGAGTAATACTAAAAAAGACTTCTGAGAATATTCAGAAGTCTAATGATATTTATTGTTGTTACTAGTGGTTTAATTATTGAATTCGAAACTACCTTCAATAGGTATTCCTGTCCTTTTCCCTCTTGGGCTTTCTTCGTCTGTATAGCTTAAATAAGTGATTACTTTTTTACTTTTGGTGTCAACTACTTGACTTATTGTTGTTCCATCTATTTCAATCCAATTAATAAAAAATTGATTTTGATTTAACAGGTTGTAATTTACTTTTTCGTCTCCTTCGGCTATATTTCCTGCACTATCTGTTGTTTTCCAGTGTAGTGTACTATCTGAAATGTAAAAAACTTCTGCTTTTAATTCTGGATAGGTAATGATTGCTTTTTTTCCTATAATGCTATAATCATTAGTGGTGGTGGTTGGTAGAATTTCTCCTTCTTTTTTTTCGCAAGCAATAAAAAGTGTTAGGAGGCTTATTTGTGCTATTATTTTTTTCATGGTTTGAATTTAATTAGGAAATGGATTGTTTGTATTCAATGTTTTTACTTATAATGACTTCTTGATAGAAAGCTCTTGCAATTGCTACTGAGGATTGAGATTGCTTTTCTTTTACTAAAGAATCATCGTCATTATTACAGCTTATACTACATGTTAACAAAATGGCGATTGATAGTAGTTTAAAAATGTTCTTCATCTTTATTCTATTTTTTAATGAATGCAAAGTTGAGGTTTATTGATGTTATATGCATTGAACAAGTTCAATAAATCATTTTTACAGTTTGTTTTTTTGACATTTTGTGATTTTTCTGCGAATTTTGCTTAAAAACTCATGACTGATACCAAGATAAGCTGCAACTTGAACATTGGTGAGTCGTCTGTGAAGTTCAGGGTATTTTTCTATAAAATCAATATAGCGTTGATCTGCTGTTTTGCTAAGATTGTCTATCATTCTTCTTAGTAATGCTACATGCGATTTTTGGGTCATTATTCGGAACAATTTTTCTACTTGTGGTAGGTTTTCATAGGCAAATTCTTTGTCTGCATTAGATATTATTAATATTTCGCTATCTTCTAGTGCTTCAATAAATAAACCAGAGGGTTTTTGATTTGTAAAACTATCAATATCGGTTATCCACCAATCTTCTATAGCAAAATGGAGTACTTGTTTTACTCCTTTTTTGTCGATGTGGTAAACCTGAAAGAGCCCTTTGTTTACAAATCCTTCAAATTTGCAAATTTCTCCTTTTTGTAATAAAAATTTTTTCTTCTTGATTTTCTTAATTTTAAATAAATTACAGAATTGATCCATTTCAGTATCGGAAAGGTTTATATGTTTTTGAATGTTTTGTTTAAGTTGGTTTGTCATAAAAATTATAAGCTAATACTGTGAGTTTATTCGATTGAAATTGTAAAAAAGACTTTGTTTTTTAGTATTCTTCTGTAACGTTTTGTTGGATATAATTTTCAGAATTGTAATCGTTTATATATGGTAATTTATGAAGAGTTCAAGTGTTTATTTGAACTCCTTTTTTTCCTTTTTCCTTTAATTTTTGGTTATTTTGATAGTTTTTTTGAGATCATTACCTATAGTTTTATAGGAACAATATTGTGGTATTGATCCTGATTTTTGATTAGTTTCCATTTTGATGTTACAAATTTGGAAGTTTGGAAGTTGTTGGGTTCCAATAACAAACTAGAGTAGTGCGTTATTATGAATTTTTATGTTACTCTAATTTTTTTTGTATTGTAACGTTTACTTGTATAATGATGCTATACTATCCGTAATAGGCTAATGTTATTAGCTTATTATTCCCGTATCTATTTAATTTTTAGAAGTATCACTTCTTGAAATAAACCTTTTAGGATTTCGATTTAAATTTCGATTTGGATTTTGTTTTTAAGAAATTTGAGACATTATTATTACTGTTGTAGCTTATTGAAATAATGTGAATTGATAGTGTTTTAAATGTGTTTTTCATATTTGAACTTGTTTGTAATACAAATCTCCGATGTATAATTGTAAAAAACATTGAACTAGTTCAATAAATATAAACTTATTTACTATTTGTAATTTTTCTACGAATTTTACTTAAAAATTCGTGGCTAATACCTAAATAAGCAGCAATTTGCAGATTACTGAGTCGTAATTGAAGGTCGGGGTATTTTGTTATGAAATCGAGATAACGTTGATCAGCTGTTTTACTAAGGTTATCTATCATTCTTCTTTGTAGTGCTACATGTGTTTTTTGTGTCATTATCCGGAACAATTTTTCTACTTGCGGCAAATTTTCATAGGCAAATTCCTTATCTTTTTTTGCTATTAAGAGTATTTCGCTGTCTTCAAGTGCTTCAATGAATAGGTTAGAGGGACTTTGGTTTGTAAAGCTATCAATGTCTGTAACCCACCAGTTTTCAATTGCAAAATAGAGTACTTGTTTTCCTCCTTTTTTGTTAATATGGTAAATGTGAAACAATCCTTTGTTTACAAAGCCTTCAAACTTGCAAATTTCTCCTTTTTGTAATAGAAATTTTTTCTTTTTTATTTTCTTTGCTTTAAAGAGGTTGCAAAATTGCTCTATTTCATTTTCTGAAAAGTTTACGTTACTAAGGATGTTTTGCTTAAGTAGATCTTTCATCAAATATAAATGGATAAGAAGAGAATATTGTTTTGTTACAAATTTAATAGAATTTAGCAATTATTTATCTAACCATCTTTTAAATTCGGGCGTAATTGAAGTACTGGTTGTTACTTTATTTTTATAGTTTTTTATTTTTATAAGTAATCTATCATTGAAATACGTTTCTATTTTTTCAATGTAATTGATGT
It includes:
- a CDS encoding tautomerase family protein, which translates into the protein MPYLSFESGQLDEKVKQKLIAQLTQLSVEITGIPKEYFFVSIKEIPDSDIAVGGKTVEAMKNELKKNK
- a CDS encoding nuclear transport factor 2 family protein, whose protein sequence is MTNKRKAKAYYTAVNAYDEATIEYMIHENYIQHNLKVPTGRAAFVAMLPKLKEHGSKIENIRMLEDGSHIIMHHKWKNATPLGCNEAVAFHIIRFDTFGIITEHWNVMTETTPLNPSKRSLFDGETKIKDKEKTAANKSTITALFNQLISKNINKTITSIPQYFKANFQQHHPQLVDGIPSLIKAIQDGVFFPHYKEQHAVFGEGNFVLSISEGIYAGKESALYDLFQMENGQIAAHWNIYQEIPTQDLANNNTMFNFQKTTKKSTQKPTVV
- a CDS encoding FAD-binding protein gives rise to the protein MRTIETDIFIVGAGPVGLACAYLAALSGLKTTIIDKSEGPLEVGRADALNARTLQLLEIVDLFKELYPQGLPCNTSSIWEKGKFVSRQSNWWDELEGCFHKHFLMLGQAFIEKLLDEKLKAINAPVIRQTKIETIQVTEKGCECTLSNGDIVKSNYLIGADGSHSFVRNHFNIPFEISRPQIIWAVIDAVFETDFTKVPEIIVFQSETSDVAWIPREGKIDRFYIRMDRKDFAIEDAMERINIAMAPHTIKIKELVWFSHFSVKESVVENYIIQDRVILAGDACHIHSVNGGQGLNTGLADAFNLIWKISMIENHGVDSSLLQSYENERKPVALSVIKSSGELVRSTKYSEDGTHAKDYVKIVEKRAGNITGMGIRYSESGLAGSRVYDIDVNHGNKQYRLYTLLNYTKFTLLCFGNKKIEIELPSFVELIQIQSNNSANELWTASDYYKNQIILVRPDSYIEAAGTLNEIDDLINHFLHKYTKNENSMLV
- a CDS encoding TauD/TfdA dioxygenase family protein; the encoded protein is MNFKTTKLNPFGLLIEPINEKTNILDLDIKELREILSNEHLVALRGFTSFASAEEFSEYCEKFGEICLWPFGKVLELVEKENPEDHIFDNSYIPLHWDGMYRKQICETQVFHCVNAPGENNGGGTTFTNTKKILENASATEKEYWGKITCEYSRKMEFYDSKTIAPIIDKHYEKEYSVIRFCEPPNSNDTSFVNHPGFEVKGIPEDEVANFIQNLNQTLYSPQYLYTHQWETGDIVFSDNSTLLHGREPFTKGAPRHLRRIQLLGTPPLNNPHLIYTK
- a CDS encoding L-tyrosine/L-tryptophan isonitrile synthase family protein; translation: MEKIKKETAVSTNEATHLAKSVLSRVMQFRRMIEECQDNCTTECPKCHAPHKNKVATAIMQNKKIRFVLPGFPGKSPNLAKVLGYLPDMAEKQALQFLNDLCSQIQEIYEPGAEVIICSDGRVFSDIVGISEEHLTAYQIEIDRLIDELKLTALSTFNLDDIKKIHDFDQARTELLKNYGQDLNLLKDKIKRGGKDAIDPDDIEANRMYCGLTRFLVEDQMFPGQTRSKSAIQKECKEKAYLAIIRSNAWTDLIAEKFPDAIRLSIHPQACGAKKIGIQLLGIETWTTPWHAVAVNTNKGFILMKHSEVKKLNSKLVLDEYGRSSHYELISQN
- a CDS encoding MoaF-related domain-containing protein, giving the protein MKKIIAQISLLTLFIACEKKEGEILPTTTTNDYSIIGKKAIITYPELKAEVFYISDSTLHWKTTDSAGNIAEGDEKVNYNLLNQNQFFINWIEIDGTTISQVVDTKSKKVITYLSYTDEESPRGKRTGIPIEGSFEFNN
- a CDS encoding Crp/Fnr family transcriptional regulator, which gives rise to MTNQLKQNIQKHINLSDTEMDQFCNLFKIKKIKKKKFLLQKGEICKFEGFVNKGLFQVYHIDKKGVKQVLHFAIEDWWITDIDSFTNQKPSGLFIEALEDSEILIISNADKEFAYENLPQVEKLFRIMTQKSHVALLRRMIDNLSKTADQRYIDFIEKYPELHRRLTNVQVAAYLGISHEFLSKIRRKITKCQKNKL
- a CDS encoding Crp/Fnr family transcriptional regulator — its product is MKDLLKQNILSNVNFSENEIEQFCNLFKAKKIKKKKFLLQKGEICKFEGFVNKGLFHIYHINKKGGKQVLYFAIENWWVTDIDSFTNQSPSNLFIEALEDSEILLIAKKDKEFAYENLPQVEKLFRIMTQKTHVALQRRMIDNLSKTADQRYLDFITKYPDLQLRLSNLQIAAYLGISHEFLSKIRRKITNSK